One Blattabacterium cuenoti DNA window includes the following coding sequences:
- a CDS encoding type I restriction enzyme HsdR N-terminal domain-containing protein, which translates to MNTLSFFIKKYLFLKKKKEKIYIYCTIRKKFLLYKEEEVTRQYIIFLLKKIKKYHTSNILLEYPIYINKFFYKRLDILVKKNNKPHIIIECKSISTVITQKTFDQISLYNKFIKSPYLIISNGLKNFIFKKKKNRFDSIKFIP; encoded by the coding sequence ATGAATACATTGTCTTTTTTCATAAAAAAATATCTTTTTTTAAAAAAAAAAAAAGAAAAGATATATATATATTGCACAATTAGAAAAAAATTTCTTCTTTATAAAGAAGAGGAAGTAACACGTCAATATATAATTTTTTTGTTAAAAAAGATAAAAAAGTATCATACTTCCAACATTTTATTAGAATACCCTATATACATAAATAAATTTTTTTATAAAAGATTAGATATACTGGTAAAAAAAAATAATAAACCTCATATAATTATCGAATGTAAATCAATATCTACTGTAATAACACAAAAAACATTTGATCAAATATCGTTATACAATAAGTTTATAAAATCTCCATATTTAATAATAAGTAATGGATTAAAAAATTTTATTTTCAAGAAAAAAAAAAATAGATTTGATTCCATTAAATTTATTCCATAA
- the pth gene encoding aminoacyl-tRNA hydrolase, with amino-acid sequence MKKFLIIGLGNPGANYYKTRHNIGFFILDKISKKYNVSFIERKLGFISKLEFDNKSIILLKPTTYMNHSGKSIFFWIKKENIYIKNILVISDDIYLKFGIIRLRKKGRSGGHNGLKSIEKEIKTSNYSRFKFGIGTENKNLKEVNYHNYVLNNWKKEELDILDSKSNKIIEIIFSFIINGLNNTINLIK; translated from the coding sequence ATGAAAAAATTTTTAATAATAGGACTAGGAAATCCTGGGGCTAATTATTATAAAACAAGACACAATATTGGATTCTTTATTTTAGATAAAATATCAAAAAAATATAATGTTTCTTTTATAGAAAGAAAATTAGGTTTTATATCAAAATTAGAATTTGATAATAAATCTATAATTTTGTTAAAACCTACTACTTACATGAATCATAGTGGAAAATCTATTTTTTTCTGGATTAAAAAAGAAAATATATATATAAAAAACATTCTTGTAATATCTGACGATATTTATCTTAAATTTGGAATTATCCGTTTAAGAAAAAAAGGAAGAAGTGGAGGACATAATGGTTTAAAAAGTATAGAAAAAGAAATAAAAACATCAAATTATTCTAGATTTAAATTCGGGATTGGAACAGAAAATAAAAATCTAAAAGAAGTTAATTATCATAATTATGTATTAAATAATTGGAAAAAAGAAGAATTAGATATTTTAGATTCAAAATCTAATAAAATAATAGAAATAATATTTTCATTTATCATAAACGGACTAAATAATACCATAAATTTAATTAAATAA
- a CDS encoding HU family DNA-binding protein yields MNKTELVNSIAEKTGITKIKAKSVTDAFIQTVIESLKRGDKVTLVGFGTFSVVERNPRNGVNPRTGKKIYIPGKKVAKFKIGAELTKL; encoded by the coding sequence ATGAATAAAACAGAATTAGTTAATTCAATAGCTGAAAAAACTGGAATAACAAAAATAAAAGCAAAAAGTGTTACTGATGCATTTATTCAAACAGTAATTGAATCATTAAAAAGAGGAGATAAAGTTACTCTTGTTGGATTTGGAACCTTTTCTGTAGTGGAAAGAAATCCTAGAAATGGAGTAAACCCTAGAACAGGAAAAAAAATATATATCCCTGGAAAAAAAGTAGCTAAATTTAAAATAGGAGCAGAACTTACAAAGTTATAA
- a CDS encoding phenylalanine--tRNA ligase beta subunit-related protein encodes MKISFNWIKKYLYSINLDEKTFINLLSSIGLTIKNYEKIYHKNNHKDIILNIEFTPNRHDIMSHYGIAKDIYAFLKFHNYNILIKKLKLDTILCPTSIKNDISISLDKKLLSNNLFIRYTGVSIFNIKKNSSPNWLISNLKSIGIHSVNNIIDIINYTISELGIPIHLFDLDKIIGDKIFIKSLNTNNNFFTENYNLVKIDKDELIISDKKNILSLGGVINSGKNGHIDKNTKNIFLGIICVNPSYIYLIRKKYLIKTKSQFLLEKNIDPNQTIYVLRRLFFLIKNIVKINCNISNIIDIYPIVLKSIVIKLYYDRVSNIIGEKINKNDIKKILLLLNIYINEEKNNYLLVSIPTYRTDIKREIDLIEEILRIYGIDYLKKLNHNTIYTTNNYLYKKENEIQKTISEQLIYNGFQEIITSTIRNYDKIEFLYDYQLNKEKISIINSNIDNHNSKIIRSTMLFSIVECILYNYNYNRSFIKENGIKLFEIGKIFYKKNNNFIESKILSISISEIEKKSKMLDFFYLKGIIEQIFQKIGVLDYVQKNIENPFLCNCLSILYKEKFLVLLGKVKDIYANNHEIFYAEWNWDYIISIIRNNKISYKPISKYPTIKRDLSFIINSNVSFEELNSFIKNKKNKIIKNIYIYDSYQGSNIPISKKSYTISFYFESNKMTLTKKIIDKSMEKIEFLLKKYFSIEKRDKN; translated from the coding sequence ATGAAAATATCATTTAATTGGATAAAAAAATACTTATATTCTATAAATCTTGATGAAAAAACATTTATTAATTTATTATCAAGTATAGGATTAACAATAAAAAATTATGAAAAAATATATCACAAAAATAATCATAAAGATATTATTCTAAATATAGAATTTACGCCTAATCGTCATGATATAATGAGTCATTATGGTATTGCAAAAGATATTTATGCATTTTTAAAATTTCATAATTATAATATTCTAATTAAGAAATTAAAATTAGACACAATTTTATGTCCAACATCAATTAAAAATGATATTTCTATATCTTTAGATAAAAAATTATTAAGTAACAATCTTTTTATAAGATATACTGGAGTATCTATTTTTAATATAAAAAAAAATTCATCCCCTAATTGGCTTATTTCAAATTTAAAATCTATAGGTATTCACAGTGTAAATAATATAATTGATATCATTAATTATACAATTTCAGAACTAGGTATTCCTATACATTTATTTGATCTAGATAAAATAATTGGAGACAAAATTTTTATAAAAAGCTTAAATACAAATAATAATTTTTTTACTGAAAATTATAATTTAGTAAAAATAGATAAGGATGAATTAATAATTTCTGATAAAAAAAATATTTTATCTTTAGGAGGTGTTATAAATAGTGGAAAAAATGGACATATTGATAAAAATACTAAAAATATATTTTTAGGAATTATATGTGTAAATCCATCTTATATTTATTTAATTAGAAAAAAATATTTAATTAAAACAAAATCTCAATTTTTACTTGAAAAAAATATTGATCCTAACCAAACTATATATGTATTACGTAGATTATTTTTTCTTATAAAAAATATTGTCAAAATTAATTGCAATATATCTAACATTATAGATATATATCCAATTGTATTAAAATCTATAGTTATAAAACTATATTATGATAGAGTATCAAATATCATTGGAGAAAAAATAAATAAAAATGATATAAAAAAAATTTTATTATTACTTAATATTTATATAAATGAAGAAAAAAATAATTATTTACTAGTTTCTATTCCGACATATAGAACTGATATAAAAAGAGAAATTGATTTAATAGAAGAAATATTACGAATCTATGGTATAGATTACCTAAAAAAATTAAATCATAATACTATTTATACAACTAATAATTATTTATATAAAAAAGAAAACGAAATACAAAAAACTATATCGGAACAATTAATATATAATGGATTTCAAGAAATTATTACTTCAACTATTAGAAATTACGATAAAATAGAATTTTTATATGATTATCAATTAAATAAAGAAAAAATAAGTATAATTAATTCTAATATAGATAATCATAACAGTAAAATAATACGTTCTACAATGTTATTTAGCATAGTAGAATGTATTCTATACAATTATAATTATAATAGATCTTTTATTAAAGAAAATGGAATAAAATTATTTGAAATAGGAAAAATTTTTTATAAAAAAAATAATAATTTTATAGAATCTAAAATACTTAGTATTTCTATATCAGAAATAGAAAAAAAATCTAAAATGTTAGATTTTTTTTATTTAAAAGGTATTATAGAACAAATTTTTCAAAAAATAGGGGTTTTAGATTATGTACAAAAAAATATAGAAAATCCTTTTTTATGTAACTGTTTATCAATTTTATATAAAGAAAAATTTTTAGTTTTACTTGGAAAAGTAAAAGATATATATGCTAATAATCATGAAATATTTTATGCTGAATGGAATTGGGATTATATTATTTCTATTATTAGAAATAACAAAATTTCATATAAACCTATATCAAAATATCCGACTATAAAAAGAGATCTTTCTTTTATTATTAATAGTAATGTTTCATTTGAGGAATTGAACAGTTTTATTAAAAACAAAAAAAATAAAATAATAAAAAATATATATATATATGATTCTTACCAAGGAAGTAATATTCCTATATCAAAAAAATCTTATACTATAAGTTTTTATTTTGAAAGCAATAAAATGACTTTAACAAAAAAAATTATAGATAAATCTATGGAAAAAATAGAATTTCTTTTAAAAAAATATTTTTCTATTGAAAAAAGAGATAAAAATTAA
- the pdxH gene encoding pyridoxamine 5'-phosphate oxidase, whose product MIIDLSGLRKNYSNNYFSCSEIPMDPFQLFHDWFQYEKSFSESENKEINAMSLSTIGKDGAPETRIVLLKEYSNKGFIFYTNYYSSKGISIKLYPKVCLSFFWEKTSRQIIIKGITSKIKKIKSDIYFEKRPINNNLGSWASRQSSIIPSRKYLLNKYKKWKNFFKKKDISRPFYWGGYLVYPYKMEFWQGKPNRLHDRLSYELKNNKEWIIHRLSP is encoded by the coding sequence ATGATTATTGATTTAAGTGGATTAAGAAAAAATTATTCTAATAATTATTTTTCATGTTCCGAAATACCAATGGATCCATTTCAATTATTTCATGATTGGTTTCAATATGAAAAATCTTTTTCTGAATCAGAAAATAAAGAGATTAATGCGATGTCTTTATCTACTATAGGAAAAGATGGTGCTCCAGAAACTAGAATTGTTTTATTAAAAGAATATTCTAATAAAGGATTTATTTTTTATACGAATTATTATAGTTCTAAAGGAATTTCAATTAAACTTTATCCTAAAGTTTGTTTATCATTTTTTTGGGAAAAAACATCTAGACAAATAATAATTAAAGGAATTACATCTAAAATAAAAAAAATAAAATCTGATATTTATTTTGAAAAAAGACCAATAAACAATAATTTAGGATCGTGGGCTTCAAGACAAAGTTCTATTATCCCATCTAGAAAATATTTATTAAATAAATATAAAAAATGGAAAAATTTTTTCAAAAAAAAAGATATATCTAGACCTTTTTATTGGGGTGGATATCTAGTCTACCCATATAAAATGGAATTTTGGCAAGGAAAGCCAAATAGATTACATGATAGACTTTCTTATGAATTGAAAAACAATAAAGAATGGATAATACATAGATTATCTCCATAA
- the trxB gene encoding thioredoxin-disulfide reductase — protein sequence MNNKIHNCIIIGSGPAGYSASIYAARYGLDPIIILGDLPGGQLTNTNYVDNYLGFPHGIDGNQFMDNCRKQAERFNVEILNESVYEVDLCNYIGGIHKIFFGKKKNNLLMSKGVIIATGSTPKCLGIKKERQLLGAGISFCATCDGFFHKGKDIAIVGGGDTALEDAHYLSRICKKVYLLVRKNYFRASKILQNNIIDNDNINVLFQSTISEIIGDNVLKAIKIFNHNTKKYQLKLISGLFIAIGHHPNTNIFKNKLNLNDKGFIIVKNGTTNTNIPGVFAAGDVQDPNYKQAITSAGSGCMAALDLEKYLYSL from the coding sequence ATGAATAATAAAATACATAATTGTATAATTATAGGGTCTGGACCAGCAGGATATTCTGCCTCTATTTATGCAGCTAGATATGGTTTAGATCCAATTATAATTTTAGGAGATTTACCTGGAGGACAATTAACTAATACAAATTATGTTGATAATTATTTAGGATTTCCCCATGGAATTGATGGAAATCAATTTATGGATAATTGTAGAAAACAAGCAGAACGTTTTAATGTTGAAATATTAAATGAATCTGTATATGAGGTAGATTTATGTAATTATATAGGTGGAATTCATAAAATATTTTTTGGAAAAAAAAAAAATAATTTATTAATGAGCAAAGGAGTTATTATTGCTACAGGATCTACTCCTAAATGTCTTGGAATTAAAAAAGAAAGACAGTTACTAGGTGCAGGTATTTCTTTTTGTGCTACTTGTGATGGATTTTTTCATAAAGGTAAAGATATAGCTATAGTAGGTGGTGGAGATACTGCTTTAGAGGATGCTCATTATTTATCAAGAATTTGTAAAAAAGTATATTTATTAGTTAGAAAAAATTATTTTAGAGCATCTAAAATATTACAAAATAATATTATTGATAATGATAATATTAATGTTTTATTTCAGTCTACTATATCAGAAATTATAGGAGATAATGTTTTAAAGGCAATTAAAATATTTAATCATAATACAAAAAAATATCAATTAAAATTAATTAGTGGATTATTCATCGCTATAGGTCATCATCCGAATACAAATATTTTTAAAAATAAATTGAATTTAAATGATAAAGGATTTATTATAGTAAAAAATGGAACAACTAATACTAATATACCAGGAGTTTTTGCTGCAGGGGACGTTCAAGATCCTAACTATAAACAGGCTATTACTTCTGCTGGTAGTGGATGTATGGCAGCATTAGATTTAGAAAAATATTTATATTCATTATAA
- the lepA gene encoding translation elongation factor 4 codes for MHYIRNFCIIAHIDHGKSTLADRLLELTNTIPKKSRNQLLDDMDLERERGITIKSHAVQMNYKHKNDRYILNLIDTPGHVDFSYEVSRSISSCEGALLVVDCTKSIQSQTIYNLSLALKNNLVIIPVLNKIDLCDSNNNVLKEIMGLLKCKKNDIVNVSAKYGIGVEKILHEIVNKIPHPKGDTDSPLEATIFDSIYNPYKGIEIFFRIKNGSIKKGQQLKLFTTGKTFYANEIGNLKLKKIPKNKINTGDVGYIISGIKNTSEVIVGDTIIEFNCSKITKIKNIEKVKPMVFSSIYPIDNDKYEELRNSMNKLKLNDASISFTPESSPALGFGFHCGFLGMLHMEIIKDRLEREFGVSIIVTIPNVSYKIYTKENKVITINNPSNFPEFGKFKKVEEPYIFISIFTKKDYVGNVISLCIKKRGVMMDQKYFSYEKVKISFEIPLSEIILDFYDKLKTITKGYATFDYNFIGYRYSNLEKITILINNEKIESLSMLSHKDKSRSLAKKICKKLSILIPKHQFNIPIQASIFGKIIARENIKPLRKNVIDKCYGGDISRKKKLLDKQKKGKNKMRKLGKVEVPSSTFINFLKIKE; via the coding sequence ATTCATTATATTCGTAATTTTTGTATTATTGCACATATAGATCATGGTAAAAGTACCTTAGCTGATCGTTTATTAGAATTGACTAATACAATACCAAAGAAAAGTAGAAATCAATTATTAGACGACATGGATTTGGAAAGAGAAAGAGGTATTACTATTAAAAGTCATGCGGTACAAATGAATTATAAGCATAAAAATGATAGATATATCCTTAATTTAATAGATACTCCTGGACATGTAGATTTTTCTTATGAAGTATCTCGTTCTATATCTTCTTGTGAAGGAGCTTTATTGGTGGTTGATTGCACAAAAAGTATTCAATCTCAAACAATATATAATTTATCTTTAGCATTAAAAAATAATCTTGTTATTATTCCTGTATTGAATAAAATAGATTTATGTGATTCAAATAATAATGTTTTAAAAGAAATAATGGGGCTATTGAAATGTAAAAAAAATGATATTGTTAATGTAAGTGCAAAATATGGAATAGGTGTAGAAAAAATATTACATGAAATAGTTAATAAAATACCCCATCCAAAAGGAGACACTGATAGTCCATTAGAAGCAACAATATTTGATTCTATATATAATCCATATAAAGGAATAGAAATTTTTTTTAGAATAAAAAATGGATCTATAAAAAAGGGACAACAATTAAAATTGTTTACCACAGGTAAAACTTTTTATGCTAATGAAATTGGTAATCTTAAGTTAAAAAAAATACCTAAAAATAAAATTAATACAGGAGATGTAGGGTATATAATATCAGGAATTAAAAATACTTCTGAAGTAATAGTGGGTGATACAATAATAGAATTTAATTGTTCTAAAATAACAAAAATAAAAAATATTGAGAAAGTAAAACCAATGGTTTTTTCTAGTATCTATCCAATAGATAATGATAAATATGAAGAATTACGTAATTCTATGAACAAATTAAAATTGAATGATGCTTCTATTTCATTTACTCCGGAATCTTCTCCTGCCTTAGGTTTTGGATTTCATTGTGGATTTTTAGGAATGTTACATATGGAAATTATTAAAGATCGTTTAGAAAGAGAATTTGGGGTTTCTATAATAGTTACAATACCTAATGTTTCTTATAAGATTTATACAAAAGAAAATAAAGTTATTACAATAAATAATCCATCAAATTTTCCAGAATTTGGAAAATTTAAAAAAGTAGAAGAACCTTATATTTTTATTTCTATTTTTACTAAAAAAGATTATGTTGGAAATGTAATATCATTATGTATAAAAAAACGGGGGGTTATGATGGATCAAAAATATTTTTCATATGAAAAAGTCAAAATATCATTTGAAATTCCACTATCAGAAATTATTTTAGATTTTTATGATAAACTAAAAACTATTACTAAAGGATATGCTACATTTGATTATAATTTTATTGGTTATAGATATTCTAATTTAGAAAAAATTACGATATTAATTAATAATGAAAAAATTGAATCATTATCAATGTTATCACATAAGGATAAATCAAGATCATTAGCAAAAAAGATTTGTAAAAAATTATCTATTTTAATTCCTAAGCATCAATTTAATATACCTATTCAAGCTTCCATATTTGGAAAAATTATAGCAAGAGAGAATATAAAACCTTTAAGAAAAAATGTTATTGATAAATGTTATGGTGGAGATATCAGTCGTAAAAAAAAATTATTAGATAAACAAAAAAAAGGAAAAAATAAAATGAGAAAATTAGGTAAAGTGGAAGTTCCATCTTCTACTTTTATAAATTTTTTGAAAATTAAAGAATGA
- a CDS encoding DUF2795 domain-containing protein, whose product MYWTLELASHLEDAPWPATKEELIDFAIRTGAPLEVVENLQQLENGEEEIFESIEDIWADYPRDDEDFYWNRDEYEL is encoded by the coding sequence ATGTATTGGACTTTAGAATTAGCTTCTCATTTAGAAGATGCCCCTTGGCCAGCAACGAAGGAAGAATTGATAGATTTTGCAATTAGAACTGGAGCACCTTTAGAAGTAGTAGAAAATTTACAACAACTAGAAAATGGAGAAGAAGAAATCTTTGAATCAATTGAAGATATCTGGGCAGATTATCCTCGTGATGATGAAGATTTTTACTGGAATAGAGATGAGTATGAACTTTAA
- the gap gene encoding type I glyceraldehyde-3-phosphate dehydrogenase has translation MSIKIGINGIGRIGKLVVLSALSRKNIEVVCINDLMSIEYLSYIFKYDSIHQHFRNNKIIVDKNYLIINGNKIKVTNEKNPKNLSWGLMGVEYVIESTGIFLNKNSILGHLEAGAKKVILSAPPKGDDIPMFIMGVNHKKISKNDIIISNASCTTNCLAPIVKVLNDKFGIDKGLMTTIHASTSSQNVVDSISHKDWRSGRSSLINIIPSSTGAASSLGKIIPNLNGKLTGMAFRVPISNVSVLDFTVCLKTNVNYNDIKYEMKKASETTLYGILGYTEEDVVSTDFLGDNRISIFDANASIMLTSNFIKIISWYDNEFGYSNKLLDIINYMNEIK, from the coding sequence ATGTCTATTAAAATAGGAATTAATGGAATTGGTAGAATAGGTAAACTAGTTGTACTTTCTGCTCTAAGTAGAAAAAATATAGAAGTTGTTTGTATAAATGATTTAATGTCTATAGAATATTTATCTTATATATTCAAATATGATTCTATTCATCAACATTTTCGAAATAATAAAATTATTGTTGATAAAAATTATTTAATTATAAATGGGAATAAAATTAAAGTTACTAATGAAAAAAATCCTAAAAATTTATCATGGGGGCTTATGGGAGTGGAATATGTCATTGAATCTACAGGTATTTTTTTAAATAAAAATTCTATTCTTGGGCACTTAGAAGCAGGGGCTAAGAAAGTAATATTATCAGCTCCTCCAAAAGGAGATGATATTCCAATGTTTATTATGGGTGTTAATCATAAAAAAATAAGTAAAAACGATATCATTATCTCTAATGCATCGTGCACAACAAATTGTTTAGCTCCTATTGTTAAAGTTTTGAATGATAAATTTGGTATAGATAAAGGATTAATGACTACTATACATGCAAGTACTTCCAGTCAAAATGTAGTAGATTCTATTTCACATAAAGATTGGAGATCCGGTAGATCATCATTAATTAATATAATTCCTTCATCTACAGGTGCTGCTAGTTCATTAGGAAAAATTATACCTAATTTAAATGGGAAATTAACAGGAATGGCTTTTAGAGTTCCTATTTCTAATGTATCAGTGTTAGATTTCACTGTTTGTCTAAAAACTAATGTTAATTATAATGATATAAAATATGAAATGAAAAAAGCATCTGAAACTACTTTATATGGAATTTTAGGTTACACAGAAGAAGATGTTGTTTCTACAGATTTTTTAGGGGATAATAGAATTTCTATTTTTGATGCTAACGCTAGTATAATGTTAACTTCAAATTTTATAAAAATAATATCTTGGTATGATAATGAATTTGGATATTCAAATAAATTGTTAGATATTATTAATTATATGAATGAAATTAAATAA
- a CDS encoding glycine--tRNA ligase: MNNFIKFLVSHSKSYGFIFPSSDIYGGINAIYDYGQYGIELKNNIKEFWWKSMTYLNDNIVGIDSSILTHSDIWKSSGHIDEFKELLIDNKNSKKRYRVNILIENYINKIFYNNHNKKNKILIRLNKSLKKKDLSDIIKLINELDIYDPISKNKKDKYWTNMHFFNMMFEIKNSKNLFLRPETAQGIFCNFINVQKSSRMKIPFGIAQIGKSFRNEIVARQFLFRLREFEQMEMQFFIYPKDEKKWYKYWINKRLKWHLLLNLGKNQYRLINHKNLAHYATLGVDIEFNFPFGFRELEGIHSRRDFDLKQHELSTNKKFIVNDGKKNKYIPYVIETSLGLDRLFMAILTSSLKEEKLKNGKKRIVLKIPPYLSPVKAAILPLVKKDGLLEITKKIFNNEKVNHKIIYDCKDSIGKLYRKQDAIGTPLCFTVDYETIENNTVTMRYRDNMLQERIHIKEISQKIESKTGLKNILEKLLK, encoded by the coding sequence ATGAATAATTTTATAAAATTTTTAGTATCTCATTCAAAATCTTATGGATTTATTTTTCCTTCTAGTGATATTTATGGAGGAATCAATGCTATTTATGATTATGGACAATATGGAATAGAACTAAAAAATAATATAAAGGAATTTTGGTGGAAGTCGATGACTTATCTTAATGATAATATAGTAGGAATAGATTCATCTATATTAACACATTCAGATATTTGGAAATCATCTGGACATATTGATGAATTTAAAGAACTATTAATTGATAATAAAAATTCTAAAAAAAGATATCGGGTTAATATATTAATCGAGAATTATATAAATAAAATTTTCTATAATAATCATAATAAAAAAAATAAAATTTTAATTCGTTTAAATAAATCTTTAAAAAAAAAAGATTTATCGGATATAATTAAATTAATAAATGAATTAGATATATATGATCCAATTAGTAAAAATAAAAAAGATAAATATTGGACCAATATGCATTTTTTTAATATGATGTTTGAAATAAAAAATTCTAAAAATTTATTTCTTCGTCCAGAAACTGCACAAGGTATATTCTGTAATTTTATTAATGTACAAAAATCTAGTAGAATGAAAATTCCATTTGGAATTGCTCAAATAGGAAAATCGTTTAGAAATGAAATTGTTGCAAGACAATTCTTATTTAGATTAAGAGAATTTGAACAGATGGAAATGCAATTTTTTATTTATCCTAAAGATGAAAAAAAATGGTATAAATATTGGATAAATAAGAGATTAAAATGGCATTTATTATTAAATTTAGGAAAAAATCAATATAGATTAATTAATCATAAAAATTTAGCTCATTATGCTACTTTAGGAGTGGATATAGAATTTAATTTCCCTTTTGGTTTTAGAGAATTAGAAGGAATTCATTCTAGAAGAGATTTTGATTTAAAACAGCATGAGTTATCCACTAATAAAAAATTTATAGTTAATGATGGAAAAAAAAATAAATATATTCCATATGTTATAGAAACCTCTTTAGGATTGGATCGTTTATTTATGGCTATATTAACATCTTCTTTAAAAGAAGAAAAACTAAAAAATGGAAAAAAACGTATTGTATTAAAAATTCCTCCTTATTTATCTCCAGTAAAAGCTGCTATATTACCATTAGTTAAAAAAGATGGATTATTGGAGATTACAAAAAAAATATTTAATAATGAAAAAGTAAATCATAAAATAATTTATGATTGTAAAGATTCAATAGGTAAATTATACCGAAAACAGGATGCAATAGGTACACCATTATGTTTTACCGTAGATTATGAGACTATAGAAAATAATACAGTTACTATGCGTTATAGAGATAATATGCTTCAAGAAAGAATTCATATAAAAGAAATTTCACAAAAAATAGAGTCAAAAACTGGGTTAAAAAATATTTTAGAAAAACTATTAAAATGA
- the fmt gene encoding methionyl-tRNA formyltransferase, translating to MSLSFTKSQDKNSEFKLQINYMKKFPKIVFIGSNQFSISSLKELYDKEYNIIGIITNPDHKKKNIIKFNPIKKYSLEKKIPLLQPNNLLDPIFINQIKIWNADIYIVVSFKFIPKKIWSLPRFGTINLHASLLPMYRGAAPINWVILNGENKTGLTVFFIEEKIDCGKIILQKEVKIGDNDTAGELQKKLENNSGSIIISSINKILKKDYSLKKKNTFSIKKAPKLFTKDCRIQWNLPIDTIYNKIRGLSPYPSAWTLLYFNKKNFFRFKIFLSEKKKCVHNYLIGLIIINTNNMFISIKEGFIRILECQIEGKKKMAIKNFINGIKIKKNLFVK from the coding sequence ATGAGTCTTTCTTTTACAAAATCACAAGATAAAAATAGTGAATTTAAATTACAAATAAATTATATGAAAAAATTCCCAAAGATTGTTTTTATAGGATCTAATCAGTTTTCTATTTCATCTTTAAAAGAATTATATGATAAAGAATACAATATTATTGGAATAATTACTAATCCAGATCATAAAAAAAAAAATATAATTAAATTTAATCCTATAAAAAAATATTCATTAGAAAAAAAAATTCCATTATTACAACCTAATAATCTATTAGATCCAATATTTATAAATCAAATAAAAATTTGGAATGCGGATATATATATAGTAGTTTCTTTTAAATTTATTCCAAAAAAAATATGGAGTTTACCCCGTTTTGGAACTATCAATTTACATGCATCTTTACTTCCGATGTATCGTGGAGCTGCCCCAATTAATTGGGTTATTCTCAATGGAGAAAATAAAACTGGATTAACTGTTTTTTTTATAGAAGAAAAAATAGATTGTGGAAAAATAATTTTACAAAAAGAAGTAAAAATAGGAGATAATGACACAGCAGGAGAGTTACAAAAGAAATTAGAAAATAATAGTGGATCTATTATTATATCTAGTATAAATAAAATTTTAAAAAAAGATTATTCATTAAAAAAAAAAAATACTTTTTCTATAAAAAAAGCCCCAAAATTATTTACAAAAGATTGCAGAATCCAATGGAATCTACCTATAGACACCATTTATAATAAAATAAGGGGATTAAGTCCCTATCCTTCTGCATGGACATTATTATATTTTAATAAAAAAAATTTTTTTAGATTTAAAATATTTCTTTCCGAAAAAAAAAAATGTGTACATAATTATTTAATAGGGTTGATAATTATTAATACTAATAATATGTTTATTTCTATAAAAGAAGGATTTATTAGAATTTTAGAATGTCAAATAGAAGGAAAAAAAAAAATGGCAATAAAAAATTTTATTAATGGAATAAAAATAAAAAAAAATCTATTTGTTAAATAA